ACAAAAAATGAAGATATGTTGAAATACTCAGCTATGCCCCCACAAACCCCAAATAAAGCCTTATCTGATGAAGACCTTCTTAATTTATTTTTCAATTTAAGTTCTCCTTTCGTAAATTGAATCATGTTTATAGAACAATCCTGTGTAGTTGATTAACATATATCTATGTTCTAACATAAGCTCCCTATTACCTATTTATGTGTGTAAATTCACAATATTTAAAGGGATATGCTGTTTAAAAGGGAAAGCAATTAATAGATTTGATTTAACACAATTTTAAAATGAATAGGGTGTAATTATTGAAAGGATTATCTCAATATAACTAGAT
The Bacillus solimangrovi genome window above contains:
- a CDS encoding PspC domain-containing protein is translated as MIQFTKGELKLKNKLRRSSSDKALFGVCGGIAEYFNISSFFVRLIFIFLPANLLIYFIFNIAMQDDPSDLSNH